A genome region from Salvia splendens isolate huo1 chromosome 19, SspV2, whole genome shotgun sequence includes the following:
- the LOC121778947 gene encoding protein ACCELERATED CELL DEATH 6-like, whose amino-acid sequence MNPEFIGRVLEKIASRATTFSTDEDDQLSFWKHPIYWCILKIDMKPQSLDIENQTILGKQSIYVRMVFAFNRFHEKKLIREKALELAIIAAAESGNNDVVEEIVRTLPVAIHTRNYLNQNFLHVAVKNRCEKGFNLIYRTSNYRINYSQEIDNSCNSILHLAARLAPPIKLNLVGYDIEMKLVNFLIHLPGYIQIRNGEAAEMIFTREHRELKIEGEKWMKDTANSCTITAALIATVVFAAAITVPGGNQSESGYPMLYKSSAFTIFAISDAVSLFTSCYVEQDFLYALPKRLCIGLLTLFLSFLFMMVAFSPTLYLVFGQKKAWILLLVGALTCLPISSFVLLQFQLLRDVISTTFGRRIFGKQSDRPFH is encoded by the exons ATGAACCCTGAGTTCATTGGTAGAGTTTTGGAGAAGATAGCCTCCAGAGCGACAACATTCTCCACGGACGAGGACGATCAACTCAGCTTCTGGAAACATCCCATATACTGGT GTATTTTGAAGATTGATATGAAGCCACAATCTTTGGACATTGAGAACCAAACTATTCTAGGCAA GCAATCTATATATGTTCGCATGGTGTTTGCATTTAATAGGTTTCATGAAAAGAAATTGATTCGTGAGAAAGCGCTGGAGCTT GCCATTATAGCAGCAGCTGAATCAGGAAATAATGATGTTGTAGAAGAAATTGTAAGGACACTTCCTGTTGCAATTCATACTAGGAATTATTTGAATCAGAACTTTCTCCATGTGGCCGTCAAGAACCGTTGTGAGAAAGGGTTTAATCTCATATATCGTACGAGCAACTACAGAATCAACTATTCACAAGAAATCGACAATTCTTGTAATTCAATCCTTCACTTGGCCGCACGTTTGGCACCTCCTATCAAGCTCAATTTAGTAGGATATGATATAGAAAT GAAGCTTGTAAATTTCTTAATCCATTTACCAGGCTACATCCAAATAAGAAATGGTGAAGCAGCTGAGATGATATTTACTAGAGAACATAGAGAGCTGAAAATAGAAGGGGAGAAATGGATGAAAGATACGGCTAACTCATGTACCATTACTGCAGCATTGATTGCTACAGTTGTGTTCGCTGCCGCTATCACGGTTCCTGGCGGCAACCAATCAGAGTCTGGTTATCCGATGCTCTACAAGTCAAGCGCATTCACAATATTTGCAATTTCAGATGCAGTTTCGCTCTTCACCTCGTGTTATGTAGAGCAAGACTTTCTGTATGCACTGCCCAAGCGACTTTGCATTGGTCTGCTTACCCTTTTCCTGTCCTTCTTGTTCATGATGGTTGCCTTTAGTCCGACGTTGTATCTAGTGTTTGGGCAGAAAAAGGCATGGATTCTATTGCTGGTGGGTGCACTTACATGTCTTCCCATTTCTTCATTCGTGTTGTTGCAGTTTCAACTTCTCAGAGATGTCATTTCTACCACTTTTGGTCGTCGAATTTTCGGCAAACAGAGTGATCGTCCATTTCACTAA
- the LOC121778546 gene encoding floricaula protein-like, which yields MDPDAFSASLFKWDPRAGLAPPNRLLEAVVPPPMRPRELGGLEELFQAYGIRYFTVAKIAELGFTVNTLVDMRDEELDEMMNSLCQIFRWDLLVGERYGIRAAVRAERRRLDEEDARRRHLLSGDASHALDALSQEGLSEEPVQQEKEAAGSGGGGVWEMVVANGRKQRRRKSCKGRSRMASMEEDEEEEEDEEETEEGGGNERQREHPFIVTEPGEVARGKKNGLDYLFHLYEQCRDFLIQVQNISKERGEKCPTKVTNQVFRYAKKAGANYINKPKMRHYVHCYALHCLDEETSNALRRAFKERGENVGAWRQACYKPLVAVASRQGWDIDAIFNAHPRLSIWYVPTKLRQLCHAERSSTAASTSITAAGVDHLPF from the exons ATGGATCCTGATGCCTTCTCCGCGAGCTTGTTCAAGTGGGACCCTCGGGCCGGCCTCGCTCCCCCGAACCGGCTCCTGGAGGCTGTGGTCCCCCCGCCGATGCGGCCGCGGGAGCTGGGCGGGCTGGAGGAGCTTTTCCAAGCGTACGGGATAAGGTATTTCACGGTGGCTAAGATAGCCGAGCTGGGGTTCACGGTGAACACGCTTGTGGACATGAGGGATGAGGAGCTTGATGAGATGATGAACAGCCTCTGCCAGATTTTCCGGTGGGACTTGCTCGTCGGGGAGAGGTACGGCATCCGCGCTGCTGTTAGGGCCGAGCGCCGACGCCTTGACGAGGAGGACGCGCGGCGACGCCACCTCCTCTCGGGCGACGCGTCGCACGCTCTCGACGCTCTTTCGCAAGAAG GGTTGTCGGAGGAGCCGGTGCAGCAGGAGAAGGAGGCGGCGGGAAGTGGGGGGGGAGGGGTGTGGGAGATGGTGGTGGCGAACGGGAGGAAGCAGAGGCGGAGGAAGAGTTGCAAGGGGAGGTCGAGGATGGCGTCGatggaggaggatgaggaggaggaggaggatgaggaggagacgGAGGAGGGCGGGGGGAACGAGAGGCAGAGGGAGCACCCGTTTATCGTGACGGAGCCGGGGGAGGTGGCGCGTGGGAAGAAGAACGGCCTGGATTATCTATTCCATTTGTATGAGCAATGCCGCGATTTCTTGATCCAAGTCCAAAACATATCCAAGGAGAGAGGAGAAAAATGTCCCACCAAG GTGACGAACCAAGTGTTCCGGTACGCGAAGAAGGCGGGAGCCAACTACATCAACAAGCCGAAGATGCGCCACTACGTCCACTGCTATGCGCTGCACTGCCTCGACGAGGAGACGTCGAACGCGCTGCGACGAGCGTTCAAGGAGCGCGGGGAGAACGTGGGCGCGTGGAGGCAAGCGTGTTACAAGCCGTTGGTTGCGGTTGCATCAAGGCAGGGATGGGACATCGACGCCATCTTCAACGCCCATCCCCGCCTATCCATTTGGTACGTCCCCACCAAGCTCCGCCAGCTCTGCCATGCCGAGCGGAGCAGCACCGCCGCATCCACCTCAATCACCGCGGCGGGAGTCGATCACCTCCCTTTCTAG
- the LOC121778948 gene encoding GDSL esterase/lipase At5g03980-like has translation MGARRLVLPGNFPIGCLPIHKIAFQSAPLNNQSCVTELNEFAKYHNELLQEAILKLKLENPNTVIVYDDYYNAYLDLLQTGIDSGYEVERACCGIGRKYNFDLGRVCGGANVSVCEDVDRHISWDCIQMTQQSYKHMAAWLIPCFFTKLACF, from the coding sequence ATGGGTGCAAGAAGATTGGTTCTTCCCGGAAACTTTCCGATAGGTTGCCTTCCAATACACAAAATAGCATTCCAAAGTGCACCCCTTAACAACCAAAGTTGCGTGACAGAGTTGAATGAATTTGCGAAGTACCACAACGAGCTTCTGCAAGAAGCCATCCTCAAACTCAAACTAGAGAATCCCAATACTGTCATAGTGTACGACGACTATTACAATGCTTACCTAGATCTCCTCCAAACGGGAATAGATAGTGGATATGAGGTAGAGAGGGCTTGCTGCGGAATAGGACGGAAATACAACTTCGATTTGGGAAGAGTGTGTGGAGGAGCTAATGTTAGTGTATGTGAAGATGTTGATCGACATATAAGTTGGGACTGCATCCAGATGACTCAACAAAGCTACAAGCACATGGCCGCATGGTTGATACCGTGCTTTTTTACTAAACTCGCCTGCTTTTGA